The Pseudomonas protegens genome contains the following window.
CGGATGAGCCGGCGATCCTCGGCGTGGCGTTGAACGAAGTGTTCGTGCCGATCCTGCAGAAGCAGTTCCCGGAGATCACCGACTTCTACCTGCCGCCCGAAGGCTGCTCCTACCGCATGGCGGTGGTGACCATGAAGAAGCAGTACCCGGGGCATGCCAAGCGCGTGATGCTGGGTGTCTGGTCGTTTTTGCGACAGTTCATGTACACCAAGTTCGTTATCGTCACCGACGACGATATCAATGCCCGGGACTGGAACGATGTGATCTGGGCCATCACCACGCGCATGGACCCCAAGCGCGACACGGTGATGATCGACAACACCCCGATCGATTACCTCGACTTCGCCTCGCCGGTGTCCGGCCTGGGGTCGAAGATGGGGCTCGATGCCACCCACAAGTGGCCCGGAGAAACCACCCGAGAGTGGGGCCGGGTCATCGTCAAGGATGAGGCGGTCACCCGCCGGATCGATGCCATCTGGAATCAGTTAGGAATAGATTGATGCGTGTAACCTTGCAGCCCTCCGGAGCGGTGCTTGAGACGCTGCCCGGCGAGCGGATTCTCGATGCGGCGCGGCGCCTGGGCTATGAATGCCCGCAGAGCTGTCGCAATGGCAACTGTCATGTGTGTGCGGCGCTGCTGGTGGAGGGCCGCGTGCAGCAAGCCGGCGATGTGCGTGATCACGGCGAGTTCTACACTTGCATTGCAGAGCCGCTGGAAGACTGCATCGTGCTGTGGGATGGCGTCCTTGCGCTGGGAGAGTTGCCGGTGCGCAGCCTGTCGTGTCAGCTCACTGAATGCCTGGAAGTCGGCGGCGATGTCTGGCGCGTCAGACTGCGGGCTCCGGCCGGCAAGCCGCCGCGCTATCACGCGGGCCAGTACCTGATGCTGGAGCGGGATAACGGCGAGAAGTCGGCGTTCTCCCTGGCGTCGGCGCCCCATTGCGGGCGGGATCTGGAGTTGCACGTACTGGTGCGCGAAAACAGTGCGCAAAGCCTGATGCAGCAGTTGCAACGCGAGCGCATGGCGCGGATCGAGATGCCGTTCGGCGATACCCACCTGGCCGAGTTGCCGGACGGTCCGCTGGTGCTGATCGCCGCCGGGACCGGCATGGCGCAGATGCACAGCCTGATCGAGCACTGCCGGGCCAAGGGCTTCAAGCACCCGGTGCATCTGTATTGGGGCGTGCGCCGGCCGGAGGACTTCTACCAGCTGGAACACTGGGATGAATGGCAGCGCTTGCCCAACCTGTATCTGCACAAGGTGGTCAGTGACCTGTGCGGCTGGGAGGGACGCTGCGGCATGCTGCACGAGGCGGTGTGCGAGGACATCACCGACCTGTCCGCGGTGCATGTCTATGCCAGTGGCTCGCCGGCCATGATCTACGCTACCCTGGATGCGCTGGTGAATGCCGGGATGGACGCCCATCAGATGCGGGCCGACGTGTTCGCCTACGCTCCGCGACCCTGACTGCATCCGGTCGGGGCGCTTCTTTATAACTCTGTATATAGCCCATCGGTATTTATCTAATTAAATAAATGCCGGTAGGTTATATATAAGCCTTCAACTTGAAAGTGCTGCGCTAGTGGCACTTAACTTGCCGTGAAACTTTTGTGTCTTGTAGTTACTGCCAGGCGTTCTATTCAGTAACTTCTTTTACGCGGGGAGCAGAACGCTATTCGCCATGACAGCCCTTGAATCCAGTTATCTGAATCTGGCTTACCCTCCGCGGCTCGATCTGGGGCCGCAGCTGACCCACGAACAACTTCGCAGCTCCATGCAATCCACCATGGCCCGGCACAAGGGCGGGCCGGTCTGGCTGTTCGCCTATGGCTCATTGATCTGGCGCCCGGAGTGTTCGGCGGTCGAGCGCATGCGCGGCCGGGTACATGGTTATCATCGCGGTCTGTATTTGTGGTCCCACGAGCACCGCGGCACGCCGGAGATGCCGGGCCTGGTGTTCGGCCTGGATCGCGGCGGCTCCTGCAGCGGCTTTGCCTACCGGCTGCCGGAAGAGCATCTGGATGCTTCGCTGTACGCCCTGTGGCAGCGTGAAATGCCTTATCCCTCGTACCGTCCGCACTGGCTCAACTGCCGTCTCGAGGACGGCAGCCAGGTCCAGGCCCTGGGATTCGTGCTGGAGCGGCACCTGCCCAGCTATGCCGGCAATCTGCCGGATCATGTGCTGAGCCAGGTGTTCGAGAGTGCCTGCGGGCGTTATGGCACCACCCGCGATTACGTTGAACAGACCGTTCAGGCCCTGCGCAACCACGCCATGCCGGATCGCAATCTGGAGGCGCGGCTCAAGCGCTGCAAGGGCGTTGCGGCCCATTGATGGCAGCCGCCCTCAGCGGACCTGCACCACCACCTTGCCCACCGCCTTGCGCTGGCCCAGATCATCGATGGCCCGGGCGGCTGCCGTCAGGGGATAGACCTGGGACACCAGCGGCTTGAGCTTGCCCGCGGCGAACCAGTCGAACAGCTGCTGGAAATTCGCCGCGTTGTCCTGAGGCTGGCGCTGAGCGAAGGAACCCCAGAACACCCCCACCACCGCCGCGCCCTTGAGCAGCGCCAGGTTCACCGGCAATTCGGGAATGCGTCCGCTGGCAAAGCCCACCACCAGCAAGCGGCCGTTCCAGGCGATGGAGCGCACCGCCTGATCGAACAGGTCGCCGCCCACCGGGTCGTAGATCACGTCGGCGCCGTTGCCGTCGGTCAGGCGCTTGATCTCGTCCTTCAGGTTGCTTTCGCTGTAGTTGATCAGCTCATCGGCACCGGCGGCCTTGGCCACGGCGAGCTTTTCCGCGCTGCTGGCGGCGGCGATCACCCGGGCGCCCATGGCCTTGCCGATTTCCACCGCCGCCAGCCCGACCCCGCCCGAGGCACCGAGCACCAGCAGGGTTTCGCCCGGTTGCAGGTGGCCGCGCTGCTTGAGGGCGTGCATCGAGGTGCCGTAGGTCATGCTGAACGCGGCGGCGGTGTTGAAGTCCATGGCGGCGGGAATCGGCAGCACGTTGTAGCCCGGCACTGCCACCTGTTCGGCAAAGCTGCCCCAGCCGGTCAGGGCCATGACCCGGTCGCCGACCTTGAGATGGCTGACTTTCTCGCCCACCGCGCTGACCACGCCGGCGGCCTCGCCACCGGGGGAAAAGGGAAAGGGCGGCTTGAACTGGTATTTGCCCTCGATGATCAGGGTGTCCGGAAAATTCACCCCAGCGGCATGCACGTCCAGGAGGATCTCGTTCTTCTTCGGCACGGGACTTGCGACCTCTTCCAGCACCAGCGTTTCGGCGGGGCCGAAGGCTTTGCACAGCACGGCTTTCATCAGGGCTATTCCTTTGGGGTTGGTGGCCGATAAGTGTAGGAGTGTGAATCAGGCGGTCAATGAGCATGCCCGGCCCTGATGGGCAGCCATAAGCTTGTGCTTGGGCTCAGGCGGGCGGGCCTTTATGCTAGGCCGCAAACCGGATTAAGGAGCGAATTGTGAAAGCGTGGATCATGTTGCTGCTGGCCCTCTCCCTGCCCATGGCAGCCGGGGCTGAAGAGGCCAAAGAAGGTGAAGCACCGAAAGTCAGCTACATCAGCCTGAGTCCGCCCTTTGTCGGCAACTACGGCCTGGATGGCGGCCCCAAGCTCAAGGTCTACAAGGCCGACGTGGCCCTGCGAGTGACCGGCGACGCTTCGGCCCAGGCGGTCAAGGCCAACGAGCCGCTGATCCGTAACCAACTGGTGGCGCTGTTTGCCCAGCAGACCACTGAGACCATGAACAACGTCGAGGCCAAGGAGAAGCTGCGCCAGGAAGCCCTCAAGCAGGTGCAGCAAGTGATGAACGACGAAACCGGCAAACCGGTGGTGGAAGACCTGTTGTTCAACAACCTGATCATCCAATAGGCCTGCCCGCTGTAGGGCCTGGCTTGCCAGCGAAGACGCCCGAGAGGGCGACGCAGGGCTGAAGCCCCTTCGCCGGCCAGCCGGCTCCTACAAGGTACGGGTCACGAGGCCAGGCTTTTGCGAAAGCGCGCCAGGGCGATGGCGAAGAACACCAGCCCGATCGTCGCCAGGGCCAGCAGGTCGGGCCAGACCACACTGACGCCCGCATCACGAAACAGGATCGCCGCGCTGAGGCTGACGAAGTGCGTGGATGGCGAGCCCTGCATCACCCATTGCAGCCATTGCGGCATGCTGTCCAGCGGTGTGCTGCCGCCGGACAGCAGCAGCATCGGAATGATCACCGGGATCGCCAGCAGGCCGAATTGCGGGGTCGAACGGGCCAGGGTGGCGAGGAAGATTCCCAGGGCGGTGCTGGCGAACAGATACAGCGCCGTGACCATCAGGAACAGCCCCATGGAGCCCGCCAGGGGCACCCCCAGCACGCCCTTGACTATCACCTCCAGCGATATCCAGGTGCACAACACCACCACCAGCATGTTGCTCCAGACCTTCGCCAGCATGATCTCCAGCGCCGTCAGCGGCAGCACCAGCAGGTGATCGAGGGTGCCGTGCTCGCGTTCGCGCAGCAGCGCGGTGCCGGTGAGGATGATGGCCAGGATGGTGATGTTGTTGACGATCTGGATCACTGCCAGGAACCAGCCGCCTTGCAGATTGGTGTTGAACAGGGCGCGGGTGGTCAGCAGGGCCGGGGCCTTGCTCGCGGCATCCGCCTGATTGGCGTAGCTGAGCAGCTCGCGCTGGAAGATCCGACCGATGTAGCCGGCGCCCATGAACGCCTGGCTCATGGCGGTGGCATCGACGTTGACCTGCACCGCCGGCTGGCGGCCGGCCAGCAGATCACTCTGGAAGTTGGCGGGGATGTTGATCACGAAGGTGTACTGGCCGCTGTCCATCACTTCGTCCAGTCGGTTGTAGGGCAGCGATACCGGGGCCTGGAATTCGGGTGGTTGCAGGGCTTCGGCCAGCTGTCGCGACAGCGCGCTGTGGTCCTCATCCACCAGGGCCACGCTGGCGTTGTGCACGCCGATGACCGAGCCGGCCGCCGGCAGGTAGATGGCCACGGTGAAGGCGTAGAACAGGAACAACAGCAGGACGCTGTCGTGGCGCAGGCTGGTGAGCTCCTTGAGACCCAGGCGCAGGATATGGGCGAGCCGGTTCATCAGACCTCCTGCTTTTTCAACATGACCAGGCTGAGCCCGGTGAAGCCAAGGAAGAACCCGATCAGGGCCAGGCACTGAGGCCAGAGCTCACGCAGGTCCAGGGCCTTGGTGAAGGTGCCGACGGCGATGTCGAGGAAGTGCCCGGCGGGGAACAGCTGTCCCATGATCGCCGCCGATCCCTCCAGCGACGAGCGCGGCACGATCAAGCCGGAGAACTGGATGGTCGGCAGGCTGGTAATGATCATGGTGCCGAGGATCGCGGCGATCTGGGTGCGGGTGAAGGCCGAGATCAGCAGGCCCATGCTGGTGGTGGCCAGCACGTAGAGCACCCCGCCCAGGGCCAGGGTCAGGCCGCTGCCCTTGAAGGGCACGCCGAACAGCCAGCGGTTCATGGCCACCAGCAAGCCCAGGTTGATCAGGCTCACCACCAGGTAGGGCGCCTGCTTGCCCAGGAGGAACTCCAGGCGGGTCAGGGGCGTGGCATAGAAGTTGGTGATCGAGCCCAGTTCCTTTTCGCGAACGATTCCCAGGGCGGTGAGCATGGCCGGAATGAACGCCAGGATCAGCGCCATGACCCCGGGCCCGATGGCGTTGACGCTGACCACGTCCTGGTTGTAGCGAAAGCGCGTTTCCAGCTTGGCGGCGGGTCTTGCGTTCAGTGCCGGGCTGCTGTGTTCGGCCAGGAGTTCGAGGTTGGCCTGGTGTACCGCCTCGACGTAGTTGCGGCTGGTTTCCGCGCGAAACGGCATGCCGCCGTCCAGCCAGGCGGCCACTGTCGGCTGGCGCCCGGCATACAGGTCGCGGCCGAAGCCGGGCGGGATTTCCAGGGCCAGCTTGATCTCCGAACGCTGCAGGCGCCGGTGCAGTTCAGGGGCGCTGCGGATGCTGGGTTTTTCCTCGAAGTAGCGCGAGCTGCGAAAAGCCTCCAGATAGGCGCGGCTTTGCGGCGTCTGGTCCTGGTCGTAGACGGCGAAGGCGAGCTTTTCCACATCCAGGGAAATGCCGTAGCCAAAGATCACCATCATGAAGATCGCCCCCAGCAGGGCGAAGCCCAGGCGTACCTTGTCCCGCAGCAGTTCCTTGCCTTCGCGGGTGGCCACCGCCAGCAGCCGGGCCAGGCTCAGGCCCGAGCGTGGAGCGGCGATGGCATGTCCGGCGGCCGCCGCCGGAGGAGGCGCTGGCGCGGCCTCCGCGGTTCCTTGGGCCTCTTCCAGGCAGCGGACAAAGGCGGCTTCCAGGGTGTCGCCGGCAAACTGCTGTTGCAGCGCCGCGGGTGTGTCGCAGGCCAGTACCTTGCCGGCGTGCATCAACGAAATGCGATCGCAGCGCTGGGCTTCGTTCATGAAGTGAGTGGACAGGAAGATGGTCACGCCCTGTTCCCGGGACAGCTCGATCAACAGGCGCCAGAAGTCGTCACGGGCGGCCGGGTCGACCCCGGAAGTGGGCTCGTCGAGGATCAGCACTTCCGGACGGTGCAGCACCGCCACCGCCAGGGACAGGCGCTGGCGCAGGCCCAGGGGCAGGGCGCCGGATTGCTGCTCGGCAATCGCCCCGAGATCGAAGCGCTGGATCAGTTCCTCGATGCGCGGGCCGCTTTCGGCTTTCGGCAGGTCGAACAGGCGGGCGTGCAGCTCCAGGTTCTGGCGCACGCTGAGCTCGCCGTACAGGGAAAAACTCTGGGACATGAAGCCGACCCGCTTGCGGGTGGCCAGGTCCTTGGCGTCCACCGGGTTGCCCAGCAGCTTGGCGCTGCCTTCGGTGGCGGGCATCAGTCCGGTGAGGACCTTCATGGTGGTGGTCTTGCCGCAGCCGTTGGAGCCGAGGAAGCCGAAGATCTCCCCGCGACCGATGGCGAAGCTGACCTTGTTGACCGCGGTGAAGTCGCCAAAGCGCAGGGTCAGCTCGTGGGCCTCGATGGCGATGTCGTGGTTGTCGCCGGAGCGGGGCGGAATCACCAGTGGCTGACTGTCGTGGCCCGTGTCGCCCTGAAAGTGGGTGAAGGCATCGTCCAGCTTGCCGCTGGCGGTCACTTTCGCCAGCTCCTGGCTCAGGCCCTGGGCAATCATCCGGCCTTTGTCGAGCATCAGGCAGTGCTCGAACTGCTCGGCTTCTTCCATGTAGGCGGTGGCCACCAGCAGGGTCAGTTGCGGACGCTGCTGGCGCACGTCTTCCACCAGCTCCCAGAAGCGCCGCCGGGACAGCGGGTCAACCCCGGTGGTGGGTTCGTCGAGAATCAGCAGGTCCGGCTCGTGGATCAACGCGCAGCACAGGCCGAGTTTCTGTTTCATCCCGCCGGACAGCTTGCCCGCCGGGCGCTCGGCAAAGCGCAGCAGGTCGGTGGCCAGCAGCAGGCTGTGCATGCGCTGCTCGCATTCGTCGCGAGGCAGACCGAACAGGGTGGCGAAGAAGCGGATGTTCTCGCTGATGGACAGATCCGGATACAGGTTGCCGCCCAGGCCCTGGGGCATGAAGGCGATACGCGGATACAGGCTGCGGCGGTGGCGGCGCTGGGAAATCGCCCCGCCAAGCACCTCAAGCTCGCCCTGCTGCAGCTTCTTGACCCCGGCGATCAAGCCCAGAAGGCTCGACTTGCCGGCGCCGTCCGGCCCGATCAAGCCGCAGCGGGTGCCCGCCGGCAGGTTGAAGCTGATATCGACCAGCGCTTGCTGGGAGCCGTAGCGATGACTGATGCCGCTGGCTTGCAGCGCCAGGCCGCTCATTTCAAGTTAGCCGGCCAGTCCACGGGAGCCGTGCGCACATAACCGGCACCGGGCATTCCCGGCTTGGCCTGAGGCACGGCGGCAGGTTGAGTCAGGCGCACCTTGACCCGAAACACTAGCTTCTGGCGCTCGTCCCGGGTTTCCACTTCTTTGGGGGTGAACTGGGACTTGGCGGCGACGAAGCTGATCTTCGCCGGCAGTGGCTGGTTGGGCAGGGCGTCGAGCAGGATTCGCGACTCATCGCCAACGGTCAGGCGACCGGTCACCGAGGCCGGCAGATAGAGGTTCATGTATTGATCGTTGGGGTCGATCAGCAGCAG
Protein-coding sequences here:
- a CDS encoding ABC transporter permease, whose protein sequence is MNRLAHILRLGLKELTSLRHDSVLLLFLFYAFTVAIYLPAAGSVIGVHNASVALVDEDHSALSRQLAEALQPPEFQAPVSLPYNRLDEVMDSGQYTFVINIPANFQSDLLAGRQPAVQVNVDATAMSQAFMGAGYIGRIFQRELLSYANQADAASKAPALLTTRALFNTNLQGGWFLAVIQIVNNITILAIILTGTALLREREHGTLDHLLVLPLTALEIMLAKVWSNMLVVVLCTWISLEVIVKGVLGVPLAGSMGLFLMVTALYLFASTALGIFLATLARSTPQFGLLAIPVIIPMLLLSGGSTPLDSMPQWLQWVMQGSPSTHFVSLSAAILFRDAGVSVVWPDLLALATIGLVFFAIALARFRKSLAS
- a CDS encoding flagellar basal body-associated protein FliL; this translates as MKAWIMLLLALSLPMAAGAEEAKEGEAPKVSYISLSPPFVGNYGLDGGPKLKVYKADVALRVTGDASAQAVKANEPLIRNQLVALFAQQTTETMNNVEAKEKLRQEALKQVQQVMNDETGKPVVEDLLFNNLIIQ
- a CDS encoding gamma-glutamylcyclotransferase, yielding MTALESSYLNLAYPPRLDLGPQLTHEQLRSSMQSTMARHKGGPVWLFAYGSLIWRPECSAVERMRGRVHGYHRGLYLWSHEHRGTPEMPGLVFGLDRGGSCSGFAYRLPEEHLDASLYALWQREMPYPSYRPHWLNCRLEDGSQVQALGFVLERHLPSYAGNLPDHVLSQVFESACGRYGTTRDYVEQTVQALRNHAMPDRNLEARLKRCKGVAAH
- a CDS encoding CDP-6-deoxy-delta-3,4-glucoseen reductase, with amino-acid sequence MRVTLQPSGAVLETLPGERILDAARRLGYECPQSCRNGNCHVCAALLVEGRVQQAGDVRDHGEFYTCIAEPLEDCIVLWDGVLALGELPVRSLSCQLTECLEVGGDVWRVRLRAPAGKPPRYHAGQYLMLERDNGEKSAFSLASAPHCGRDLELHVLVRENSAQSLMQQLQRERMARIEMPFGDTHLAELPDGPLVLIAAGTGMAQMHSLIEHCRAKGFKHPVHLYWGVRRPEDFYQLEHWDEWQRLPNLYLHKVVSDLCGWEGRCGMLHEAVCEDITDLSAVHVYASGSPAMIYATLDALVNAGMDAHQMRADVFAYAPRP
- a CDS encoding NADPH:quinone oxidoreductase family protein, which translates into the protein MKAVLCKAFGPAETLVLEEVASPVPKKNEILLDVHAAGVNFPDTLIIEGKYQFKPPFPFSPGGEAAGVVSAVGEKVSHLKVGDRVMALTGWGSFAEQVAVPGYNVLPIPAAMDFNTAAAFSMTYGTSMHALKQRGHLQPGETLLVLGASGGVGLAAVEIGKAMGARVIAAASSAEKLAVAKAAGADELINYSESNLKDEIKRLTDGNGADVIYDPVGGDLFDQAVRSIAWNGRLLVVGFASGRIPELPVNLALLKGAAVVGVFWGSFAQRQPQDNAANFQQLFDWFAAGKLKPLVSQVYPLTAAARAIDDLGQRKAVGKVVVQVR
- the rbbA gene encoding ribosome-associated ATPase/putative transporter RbbA; translation: MSGLALQASGISHRYGSQQALVDISFNLPAGTRCGLIGPDGAGKSSLLGLIAGVKKLQQGELEVLGGAISQRRHRRSLYPRIAFMPQGLGGNLYPDLSISENIRFFATLFGLPRDECEQRMHSLLLATDLLRFAERPAGKLSGGMKQKLGLCCALIHEPDLLILDEPTTGVDPLSRRRFWELVEDVRQQRPQLTLLVATAYMEEAEQFEHCLMLDKGRMIAQGLSQELAKVTASGKLDDAFTHFQGDTGHDSQPLVIPPRSGDNHDIAIEAHELTLRFGDFTAVNKVSFAIGRGEIFGFLGSNGCGKTTTMKVLTGLMPATEGSAKLLGNPVDAKDLATRKRVGFMSQSFSLYGELSVRQNLELHARLFDLPKAESGPRIEELIQRFDLGAIAEQQSGALPLGLRQRLSLAVAVLHRPEVLILDEPTSGVDPAARDDFWRLLIELSREQGVTIFLSTHFMNEAQRCDRISLMHAGKVLACDTPAALQQQFAGDTLEAAFVRCLEEAQGTAEAAPAPPPAAAAGHAIAAPRSGLSLARLLAVATREGKELLRDKVRLGFALLGAIFMMVIFGYGISLDVEKLAFAVYDQDQTPQSRAYLEAFRSSRYFEEKPSIRSAPELHRRLQRSEIKLALEIPPGFGRDLYAGRQPTVAAWLDGGMPFRAETSRNYVEAVHQANLELLAEHSSPALNARPAAKLETRFRYNQDVVSVNAIGPGVMALILAFIPAMLTALGIVREKELGSITNFYATPLTRLEFLLGKQAPYLVVSLINLGLLVAMNRWLFGVPFKGSGLTLALGGVLYVLATTSMGLLISAFTRTQIAAILGTMIITSLPTIQFSGLIVPRSSLEGSAAIMGQLFPAGHFLDIAVGTFTKALDLRELWPQCLALIGFFLGFTGLSLVMLKKQEV